A single Tenacibaculum sp. 190524A02b DNA region contains:
- a CDS encoding D-alanine--D-alanine ligase has protein sequence MKLKNKFHRIINWEYWPSSMLYIPNIPYALFLALKARHFSFFTATNPSIKSSGNGTESKYKTIQLIPEVYRPKSILVNPNNTFKEVKNEIDRKNISYPIIVKPDIGFRGLLVKKINSDLDLKEYLSKYKIDIIIQEFIDYEKECGIFYHRRPDATEGKITSITLKKFLSVTGNGISTLKELIYDDNRTKLYIDIINNNPEYDLNIIPKKNEIINLSVIGNHCKGTQFINGNHLINDSLRFTFDKINKSINGWYYGRLDIKYNTFEELEKGENLKILEINGVIAEPTHIYDSKTYSYIEALKEIRSHWKSLYKIAKVNHEKFKVPYKRTQKVTKEILHLKNYITNIKSLS, from the coding sequence TTGAAATTAAAAAATAAGTTTCATAGGATAATAAATTGGGAATATTGGCCATCTTCAATGCTATATATTCCAAATATTCCTTATGCCTTATTTTTAGCATTAAAAGCAAGACACTTTTCATTCTTTACCGCAACAAACCCTAGTATTAAAAGTTCGGGAAATGGTACTGAGAGTAAATACAAAACAATACAGCTCATTCCTGAAGTTTATCGTCCAAAATCTATTTTAGTCAACCCTAACAACACTTTTAAAGAAGTTAAAAATGAAATAGATAGAAAAAACATATCCTATCCTATAATTGTCAAACCAGATATCGGTTTTAGAGGATTGTTAGTTAAAAAAATAAACTCTGACCTAGATTTAAAAGAATACCTTTCCAAATATAAAATTGATATTATTATTCAAGAATTTATTGATTATGAAAAAGAATGTGGTATTTTTTACCATAGAAGACCAGACGCTACAGAAGGTAAAATAACATCCATTACCTTAAAAAAATTCTTATCAGTTACAGGTAATGGTATCTCTACTTTAAAAGAATTAATATATGATGATAATAGAACCAAATTATATATTGATATAATCAATAATAACCCTGAATATGATTTAAATATAATTCCTAAAAAGAATGAAATCATTAATTTATCTGTTATAGGTAATCATTGTAAAGGCACACAGTTTATTAATGGAAATCATCTAATTAATGATAGTTTACGCTTCACTTTTGACAAAATTAATAAATCAATAAATGGTTGGTATTACGGAAGGTTAGATATAAAATATAATACATTTGAAGAGTTAGAAAAAGGAGAAAATTTAAAGATTTTAGAAATTAATGGCGTAATTGCTGAACCTACCCACATATATGATAGTAAAACTTACTCATATATAGAAGCATTGAAAGAAATCCGATCCCATTGGAAAAGTTTATATAAAATAGCAAAAGTTAATCATGAGAAATTCAAAGTCCCCTATAAAAGAACTCAAAAAGTTACTAAAGAAATACTACACTTAAAGAACTATATCACAAACATAAAAAGTCTTAGTTAA
- the murQ gene encoding N-acetylmuramic acid 6-phosphate etherase has product MDFIKTTEQDSRYNDLEKMTLSELLNNINKEDQTVPLAVEKAIPQIEKLVEQIVLKLKNGGRLFYIGAGTSGRLGIVDASECPPTFGVPHELVIGLIAGGDTAIRKAVEFAEDSETQGWLDLLAYNISKNDVVVGIAASGTTSYVINALKKCNQESIITGCVTCNEKSPLALTAKFPVVAVVGPEFLTGSSRMKAGTAQKLILNMISTTTMIQLGKVKGNKMIDMQLSNNKLVERGINMLVSELKVDYKTALQLIKKYGNVRNALKSFNNE; this is encoded by the coding sequence ATGGATTTTATCAAAACTACTGAGCAGGATTCTAGATATAATGATCTAGAAAAAATGACTTTATCAGAACTATTAAATAATATAAATAAAGAAGACCAAACAGTTCCTTTAGCTGTTGAAAAAGCAATACCACAAATTGAAAAATTAGTAGAGCAAATTGTTCTTAAATTAAAAAATGGTGGTAGATTGTTTTACATAGGTGCTGGCACAAGTGGAAGACTTGGAATTGTCGATGCTAGTGAGTGCCCCCCAACATTTGGTGTCCCTCATGAACTAGTTATTGGACTAATAGCTGGTGGAGATACTGCCATTAGAAAAGCTGTTGAGTTTGCTGAAGATTCTGAAACTCAAGGATGGTTAGATTTATTAGCCTATAATATTTCTAAAAATGATGTTGTTGTAGGAATTGCTGCTTCAGGAACCACATCTTATGTTATAAATGCCTTAAAAAAATGTAATCAAGAGAGTATAATAACTGGTTGTGTTACTTGTAATGAAAAAAGCCCTTTAGCTTTAACAGCTAAATTCCCTGTAGTAGCTGTAGTTGGCCCTGAATTTTTAACAGGTAGTTCACGTATGAAAGCTGGTACAGCGCAAAAGTTAATTTTAAATATGATATCTACCACAACAATGATTCAATTAGGAAAAGTAAAAGGTAATAAGATGATAGATATGCAACTTTCTAATAATAAATTAGTGGAAAGAGGAATTAACATGTTAGTTTCCGAATTAAAAGTAGACTATAAAACTGCTCTACAATTGATAAAAAAATATGGCAATGTTAGAAATGCTTTAAAATCTTTTAATAATGAGTAA